In the Xiamenia xianingshaonis genome, one interval contains:
- a CDS encoding Re/Si-specific NAD(P)(+) transhydrogenase subunit alpha: MRIGIPKETGGGQTLVAGTPDTVVKLQKLGYDVVVEAGAGEAASIEDAQYEAAGAAIVDRAGAWGADMVTCLNAPDEAALGLVREGAVVVARMNPGGNPDLVDALAHKGATALALDMVPRISRAQALDVRSSMMNVAGNRAVIEAANAFGRLFGGQVTAAGKVNPAKVYVIGVGVAGLAAIGAAGAMGAQVFASDVRAEVADQVESLGATFVEIPVVQESSDGYAKALTDEQQNKVLEVYAKQAAECDIVITTAQVPGRPAPLLLTAEAIRSMKPGSVVVDMGASELGSNSELTRPNESYTTENGVTIIGYEDLPSRMPGLASQLFGQNIVNLMKLVTKEKNGTPVFDMDDEVVRGMTATLDGAIMWPPPPVNVSAAPKETAPEPVAAEAASEPEKSAFEKHWWKVLVGILAVALVFAAPASMQSHFVVFALACVVGFYVITGVSHSLHTPLMSVTNAVSGIIIIGAMLLIGSANPVVAALSFIAMTIASINVFGGFLVTHRMLKMFQGSSED, encoded by the coding sequence ATGCGAATAGGCATACCGAAGGAGACCGGAGGCGGGCAGACGCTCGTTGCCGGAACTCCCGACACCGTGGTCAAGCTGCAAAAGCTTGGCTATGACGTGGTCGTCGAGGCGGGCGCCGGCGAGGCGGCCAGCATCGAGGACGCGCAGTACGAAGCGGCAGGAGCCGCCATTGTCGACCGGGCGGGCGCCTGGGGAGCCGACATGGTCACCTGCCTGAACGCTCCTGACGAGGCGGCGCTTGGCCTCGTGCGCGAAGGGGCGGTGGTCGTCGCTCGCATGAATCCCGGCGGCAACCCGGATCTGGTGGACGCGCTGGCGCACAAGGGCGCCACGGCGCTTGCGCTGGACATGGTGCCGCGCATCTCGCGCGCCCAGGCGCTCGACGTACGCTCGTCGATGATGAACGTGGCGGGCAACCGCGCGGTCATTGAGGCGGCCAACGCGTTCGGTCGGCTGTTCGGCGGCCAGGTGACGGCTGCGGGCAAGGTGAACCCGGCAAAGGTCTACGTCATCGGTGTGGGCGTGGCGGGTCTGGCGGCCATTGGCGCGGCGGGTGCCATGGGCGCCCAGGTGTTCGCGTCCGACGTGCGCGCCGAAGTGGCCGACCAGGTGGAATCGCTCGGGGCGACCTTCGTGGAGATCCCCGTCGTGCAGGAATCGTCCGACGGCTATGCCAAGGCGCTGACCGACGAGCAGCAGAACAAGGTGCTCGAGGTGTACGCGAAGCAGGCCGCCGAGTGCGACATCGTCATCACGACGGCCCAGGTGCCGGGACGTCCGGCCCCGCTGCTGCTGACGGCCGAGGCCATCCGGTCCATGAAGCCCGGCAGCGTCGTGGTGGACATGGGTGCTTCAGAACTAGGTTCGAATAGCGAACTTACCCGCCCGAACGAGAGCTACACGACCGAAAACGGCGTGACCATCATCGGTTACGAGGACCTGCCGAGCCGCATGCCCGGCCTGGCCTCGCAGCTGTTCGGCCAAAACATCGTGAACCTTATGAAGCTGGTCACGAAGGAGAAGAACGGCACGCCCGTCTTCGACATGGACGACGAGGTCGTTCGCGGCATGACCGCCACGCTCGACGGCGCCATCATGTGGCCGCCCCCGCCGGTCAACGTGTCCGCCGCCCCGAAGGAGACCGCGCCCGAGCCTGTCGCCGCCGAGGCTGCGTCCGAGCCGGAAAAATCGGCCTTCGAGAAGCACTGGTGGAAGGTGCTCGTCGGCATTCTGGCCGTGGCGCTCGTTTTCGCGGCTCCCGCCAGCATGCAGAGCCACTTCGTCGTGTTCGCCCTGGCCTGCGTCGTGGGCTTCTACGTCATCACGGGCGTGTCGCACTCGCTGCACACGCCGCTCATGTCGGTCACGAATGCGGTGTCGGGCATCATCATCATCGGCGCCATGCTGCTCATCGGTTCGGCGAATCCCGTCGTGGCGGCCTTGTCGTTCATCGCTATGACCATCGCGTCCATCAACGTCTTCGGAGGCTTTCTGGTCACGCACCGCATGTTGAAGATGTTCCAGGGGAGCTCTGAGGACTAA
- a CDS encoding helix-turn-helix domain-containing protein, whose amino-acid sequence MNQAAIGAFIAAKRHERNLTQEQLAEKLGVSNKTISKWENGRCMPDYSVVQPLCLELGITIAELMDGEEKEHGNIRVFDEQQALDLLERIQRLEQQRQLLYGLMLVVAGIAMMALTGLPHESSPINDFLSGVTTGVASAATIVGVYAVARTFHKQ is encoded by the coding sequence ATGAACCAAGCCGCCATCGGCGCGTTTATCGCCGCGAAGCGCCACGAGCGCAACCTCACGCAAGAGCAGCTCGCTGAAAAGTTAGGCGTGTCGAACAAAACCATCTCGAAATGGGAGAACGGCAGATGCATGCCCGACTACAGCGTCGTGCAGCCGCTGTGCCTCGAGCTGGGCATCACGATCGCCGAGCTGATGGACGGCGAAGAAAAGGAGCACGGCAACATCCGCGTGTTCGACGAACAGCAGGCGCTTGACCTGCTCGAACGAATCCAGCGACTGGAACAGCAACGGCAGCTGTTGTACGGGCTGATGCTGGTCGTGGCCGGAATCGCAATGATGGCCTTGACGGGGCTGCCGCACGAAAGCAGTCCCATCAACGACTTCCTGTCGGGCGTCACGACGGGGGTCGCAAGCGCGGCGACCATCGTGGGGGTGTACGCAGTCGCACGCACGTTCCACAAGCAGTAG
- a CDS encoding acyl carrier protein — protein MATIDTIKTVLEENLDIAPETVNEASTFDSLGIDSLDMVELICDLEEACDVDFGEPEGLETVGDLVEYIESL, from the coding sequence ATGGCGACCATCGACACAATTAAAACTGTGCTGGAAGAGAACCTGGACATTGCGCCGGAAACCGTGAACGAAGCATCGACGTTCGATTCGCTGGGCATCGATTCGCTTGACATGGTCGAGCTGATCTGCGACCTGGAAGAAGCCTGCGACGTGGACTTCGGCGAACCGGAAGGACTGGAAACGGTCGGAGACCTGGTGGAGTACATCGAGTCGCTGTAG
- a CDS encoding NUDIX hydrolase: MHDRERLMRDIEAFQPFNEQESADQKLILHALATDPACFERTAQAHMACSIWTVDPAFERTLLVYHNIYDSWSWIGGHADGVCDLAAVALRELEEETGVTGRLVVPAPESPVFSLEALTVDGHEKRGRYVSSHVHLNVTYLAVADPDQAVRVKPDENSGVRWAPLRDAVALSTEPWIRERIYGKLIAKTEALRPAKAAEAAGAAGR; the protein is encoded by the coding sequence ATGCACGACCGCGAGCGCCTGATGCGCGACATCGAGGCCTTTCAGCCTTTCAACGAACAAGAATCCGCAGATCAGAAGCTGATTCTGCACGCCCTCGCAACAGATCCCGCCTGCTTTGAGCGCACGGCGCAGGCGCATATGGCGTGCTCGATTTGGACCGTCGACCCTGCGTTTGAGCGCACGCTTCTGGTGTATCACAACATCTACGACTCGTGGAGCTGGATCGGCGGACATGCCGACGGCGTGTGCGACCTGGCCGCCGTGGCGCTGCGCGAGCTGGAAGAGGAAACGGGCGTGACGGGGCGGCTCGTCGTGCCGGCGCCCGAAAGCCCCGTGTTCTCGCTCGAGGCGCTGACGGTCGACGGGCACGAGAAGCGTGGGCGCTACGTCAGCTCGCATGTGCACCTCAACGTCACGTACCTGGCCGTTGCCGACCCTGACCAGGCCGTTCGCGTGAAGCCCGACGAAAACAGCGGCGTGCGGTGGGCGCCTCTGCGCGACGCCGTGGCCCTGTCGACCGAACCGTGGATCCGCGAGCGCATCTACGGCAAGCTTATCGCAAAGACCGAAGCGCTCCGGCCCGCCAAAGCCGCTGAAGCTGCCGGGGCCGCCGGCAGATGA
- a CDS encoding CorA family divalent cation transporter translates to MATRYLIDRQLTLLADGQDAGALPCVSIVAESEFDDAPFVAPLYKNAMKSLISTENTYLDACPDCFIGSVAMPDRTDPANDPYRFAFFLDRKRLLLLDNGPLCADALATIASSRPLHEVTTVYCLFELMRLLTKGDQKYLSDYEDAMERTEEAILGEELSDTSQVMLAYRRTLLKLDTYYRQLTDMADDAIDNENGLLTEGEVRLFEQQQRACERLMDRVATLREYSVQLRELHQSQIEAQRNSTMQLFTIITVLFVPLTLMTGWFGMNFTHMPGLDEAWAYPAFVLAVAAIVVAEIVVFKRKGWL, encoded by the coding sequence ATGGCAACGCGCTACCTCATCGACCGGCAGCTGACGCTCCTTGCCGACGGACAGGACGCCGGCGCCCTCCCCTGCGTCAGCATCGTCGCCGAGTCCGAATTCGACGATGCCCCCTTCGTGGCACCCCTGTATAAGAACGCCATGAAATCGCTGATCAGCACTGAAAACACCTACCTGGACGCATGCCCGGACTGCTTCATCGGGTCCGTCGCCATGCCCGACCGCACCGACCCCGCCAACGACCCGTACCGCTTCGCGTTCTTCCTCGACCGCAAGCGTCTGCTGCTGCTTGACAACGGCCCGCTGTGCGCCGACGCGCTCGCCACAATAGCGTCGTCGAGGCCGTTACACGAGGTCACGACGGTGTATTGCCTGTTTGAGCTCATGCGGCTCCTGACCAAGGGCGACCAAAAATACCTGAGCGACTACGAGGACGCGATGGAGCGCACCGAAGAGGCCATCCTCGGCGAGGAGCTTTCGGACACAAGCCAGGTCATGCTCGCCTACCGCCGCACGCTGCTGAAGCTCGACACCTATTACCGGCAGCTCACAGACATGGCCGACGACGCCATCGACAACGAAAACGGCCTGCTCACCGAAGGCGAAGTGCGCCTGTTCGAGCAGCAGCAACGAGCCTGCGAGCGCCTGATGGACCGCGTGGCGACGCTGCGGGAATACTCCGTCCAGCTGCGCGAGCTGCACCAGTCGCAGATCGAAGCGCAGCGGAACTCCACCATGCAGCTGTTCACCATCATCACGGTGCTGTTCGTACCGTTGACCCTGATGACAGGCTGGTTCGGGATGAATTTCACCCACATGCCCGGGCTTGACGAGGCGTGGGCGTATCCAGCATTCGTGCTGGCGGTGGCAGCCATCGTGGTCGCGGAGATCGTCGTGTTCAAGCGAAAGGGGTGGCTGTAG
- a CDS encoding glycosyltransferase family 2 protein gives MEATEKTTELQTESAACSRASVAVLVPCYNEALTIGKVVDDFRRVLPDAAIYVYDNRSTDDTAAIARDHGAQVRFECRPGKGNVVRSMVREIDADCYLMVDGDDTYPAEAAPSLLAPLVSDQADMVVGDRLSNGSYTSENDRAFHGFGNNLVRVLIRLIYGFEFNDVMTGYRAFNKVFAKTMPVLSPGFEIETELSIHAVDKRWRIVEVPIDYRDRPEGSESKLSTFSDGLKVLGTIASLFKDYKPMALFSWLAFIFVAFGLIVGVPVIGEYYATGQVDRFPSALLAVALVFTGLLSLASGLILDTVVKGNRKDYELQVIEAYERYNL, from the coding sequence ATGGAAGCAACAGAGAAGACGACCGAGCTGCAGACGGAAAGCGCGGCTTGCTCACGGGCTTCCGTCGCGGTCCTCGTCCCTTGCTACAACGAGGCCCTCACCATCGGCAAGGTAGTCGACGACTTTCGCCGGGTGCTGCCCGATGCGGCCATCTACGTTTACGACAACCGCTCCACCGACGACACCGCCGCCATTGCCCGAGATCACGGCGCGCAGGTCCGCTTTGAGTGCCGCCCCGGCAAGGGCAACGTCGTCCGATCGATGGTTCGCGAGATCGATGCCGACTGCTACCTCATGGTCGACGGCGACGACACCTATCCCGCCGAGGCCGCGCCCAGCCTGCTCGCCCCGCTTGTAAGCGACCAGGCCGACATGGTGGTGGGCGACCGCCTGTCGAACGGCTCCTACACCAGCGAAAACGACCGGGCCTTTCACGGTTTCGGTAACAATCTCGTCCGCGTGCTCATCCGGCTCATCTACGGCTTCGAGTTCAACGACGTCATGACCGGCTACCGCGCCTTCAACAAGGTGTTCGCCAAAACCATGCCCGTCTTGTCGCCCGGCTTCGAAATAGAGACCGAGCTTTCGATCCACGCCGTCGACAAGCGCTGGCGCATCGTGGAGGTGCCCATCGACTATCGCGACCGCCCCGAAGGCAGCGAGTCGAAGCTGTCGACGTTCTCCGACGGGCTGAAGGTGCTCGGCACCATTGCGAGCCTGTTCAAAGACTACAAGCCCATGGCCCTGTTCAGTTGGCTGGCGTTCATTTTCGTGGCGTTTGGCCTGATCGTGGGCGTGCCGGTCATTGGCGAATACTACGCGACGGGCCAGGTCGACCGTTTCCCGTCGGCGCTTTTGGCCGTGGCGCTCGTGTTCACGGGGCTGCTGTCGCTTGCGAGCGGGCTTATTTTGGACACGGTCGTGAAAGGCAACCGGAAAGACTACGAATTGCAGGTCATCGAGGCATATGAACGATACAACCTTTGA
- the alr gene encoding alanine racemase, protein MAQQDIPNGFTGFSVKRTAGFQSAKEAMDKREKEARETGGKGAGGMARTSLPVPAFGLIGAEGLQHAETRATSQQQAHALRFAAAGKRQGDARAFDPAKLAEIPTEQRRWSWVEIDLAAIRHNVKEVKRRLPTGTRLMAVVKADGYGHGAVPCAKAALNSGADYLGVATVDEAIELRENYVNAPILVLSQPPETAIPLLLAYKVMPSVYTPDFAISYGEAADAFGVRAPFHLAINTGMNRIGVNHDEVVDFMHAIGFHRALDYVGTFTHFATADHEETLDFQIQYTRFAEAINALRLAGIDPGIVHAANSAAAIRFPDAAFNMVRLGIGLYGLQPSPVTRKMIQLKPAMSVHARITDVHFPPIHEGVSYGLHYRSPGNVAICTLPIGYGDGLRRNLSGRIDILKDGVRFPQVGNVCMDQCMFEIDMRRTSLHRVVEPAIGDRVTIVGRSGDAVVTLDDLANILGTITHELAIGFGTSRLPRLYV, encoded by the coding sequence ATGGCACAGCAAGACATCCCCAATGGGTTTACCGGGTTTTCAGTGAAACGCACCGCAGGGTTCCAGTCGGCGAAAGAGGCGATGGACAAGCGCGAGAAAGAAGCGCGTGAAACGGGCGGCAAAGGCGCGGGGGGCATGGCGCGCACATCCCTGCCAGTGCCGGCGTTTGGGCTGATAGGGGCCGAGGGGCTGCAGCATGCCGAGACGCGGGCGACCTCGCAGCAGCAGGCGCATGCGCTGAGGTTCGCCGCCGCGGGGAAGCGGCAGGGCGACGCGCGCGCGTTCGATCCCGCCAAGCTCGCCGAGATTCCCACCGAGCAGCGCCGCTGGTCGTGGGTGGAAATCGATCTGGCCGCCATCCGCCACAACGTCAAGGAGGTGAAACGGCGCCTGCCGACGGGCACGCGTCTGATGGCGGTGGTGAAGGCCGACGGCTACGGCCACGGCGCGGTGCCCTGCGCGAAGGCAGCGCTCAATTCCGGCGCCGACTACCTGGGCGTTGCGACGGTCGACGAGGCCATCGAGCTGCGCGAAAACTACGTGAACGCGCCCATCCTCGTGCTGTCACAGCCGCCCGAGACGGCCATTCCGCTGCTGCTCGCCTACAAGGTCATGCCGAGCGTCTACACGCCCGACTTCGCCATTTCCTACGGCGAGGCCGCTGACGCCTTTGGGGTCCGCGCGCCGTTTCACCTGGCCATCAACACGGGCATGAACCGCATCGGCGTCAACCACGACGAGGTCGTCGACTTCATGCACGCCATCGGCTTCCACCGCGCCCTCGACTATGTGGGCACGTTCACGCATTTCGCCACGGCAGACCACGAAGAGACGCTCGACTTCCAAATCCAGTACACGCGCTTCGCTGAGGCCATCAACGCGCTGCGCCTTGCGGGCATCGATCCGGGCATCGTGCATGCGGCCAACTCTGCGGCCGCCATTCGCTTTCCCGATGCCGCTTTCAACATGGTGCGCCTGGGCATCGGGCTGTACGGCTTGCAGCCGTCGCCGGTCACTCGGAAGATGATCCAGCTCAAGCCGGCCATGAGCGTGCATGCGCGCATCACTGACGTCCATTTTCCGCCCATCCACGAAGGCGTCAGCTACGGGCTGCACTACCGCAGCCCCGGTAACGTCGCCATTTGCACGCTGCCCATCGGGTATGGCGACGGGCTGCGGCGCAACCTTTCCGGGCGCATCGACATTCTCAAGGACGGCGTGCGGTTTCCCCAGGTCGGAAACGTGTGCATGGACCAATGCATGTTCGAGATCGACATGCGGCGCACAAGTCTGCACCGCGTTGTCGAGCCGGCCATCGGCGATCGCGTGACCATCGTCGGCCGCAGCGGCGACGCGGTGGTGACACTCGACGATCTGGCGAACATCTTGGGGACCATCACGCACGAGCTGGCCATCGGGTTCGGCACGAGCCGTCTGCCGCGGCTGTACGTGTAA
- a CDS encoding NAD(P)(+) transhydrogenase (Re/Si-specific) subunit beta produces MILIEDFVQRAVALATFLYSLQSVAYIAAALLFILALAGLSRQKTAQRGNTMGIIGMAVALLATLIIVSFTAEVGGAIAVLLMLVALAIGAGIGIYKAKHVQMTAMPELVAMLHSFVGAAAVIVGFTSFLTTPGADTPENAFHMGEVGLAVFIGAVTLTGSIVAYLKLAGKMSGKPLTLPGRNAINLGIVIASLLLILWLIFTRGVVAGLFPLVLLTILALLLGAHLVLAIGGGDMPVVVSMLNSLSGWAAAMAGFTLGNDLLIITGALVGSSGAYLSYIMCQGMNRSFASVILGGFGDGATPKSGGGEAKDYGDYTTTSPEEVAEMLEAADSVVIAPGYGMAVAQAQFPVAELARKLIAKGKDVKFGIHPVAGRMPGHMNVLLAEAKVPYDNVFEMDEIDDDFDSVDVVLVIGANDTVNPAALTEPDSPIAGMPVMHVWEAEKVVVSKRSMGAGYAGVQNPLFFNDNTDMLLGDAKESVEAINAALQ; encoded by the coding sequence ATGATACTGATTGAAGACTTTGTTCAGCGAGCCGTTGCGCTTGCGACGTTTCTGTACAGCCTGCAGTCGGTCGCCTACATCGCGGCCGCCCTGCTGTTCATCCTGGCGCTGGCGGGCCTGTCGCGCCAAAAGACCGCCCAGCGCGGCAACACCATGGGCATTATCGGCATGGCCGTGGCGCTTCTTGCCACGCTCATCATCGTGTCGTTCACGGCCGAGGTGGGCGGTGCCATCGCGGTCCTGCTCATGCTGGTGGCGCTTGCCATCGGCGCGGGCATCGGCATTTACAAGGCCAAGCACGTGCAGATGACCGCCATGCCCGAGCTTGTGGCCATGCTGCATTCGTTCGTGGGTGCGGCGGCGGTCATCGTCGGCTTCACGTCGTTTTTGACCACGCCTGGCGCCGACACTCCCGAAAACGCCTTCCACATGGGCGAGGTCGGACTGGCCGTGTTCATCGGCGCCGTGACTCTGACCGGCTCTATCGTGGCCTACCTGAAGCTTGCCGGCAAAATGTCGGGCAAGCCGCTGACGCTGCCTGGCCGCAACGCCATCAATCTGGGCATCGTCATTGCGTCGCTTTTGTTGATCTTGTGGCTCATCTTTACGCGCGGCGTCGTCGCGGGCCTGTTCCCGCTGGTGCTGCTGACCATTCTGGCGCTGCTGCTCGGTGCTCATCTGGTGCTCGCCATCGGCGGCGGCGACATGCCCGTCGTGGTGTCGATGCTCAACTCGCTTTCGGGCTGGGCGGCGGCCATGGCCGGCTTCACGCTCGGCAACGACCTGCTCATCATCACGGGCGCGCTTGTGGGCTCGTCGGGCGCGTATCTGTCCTACATCATGTGCCAGGGCATGAACCGCTCGTTCGCGTCGGTCATCCTGGGCGGATTCGGCGACGGCGCGACCCCGAAGAGCGGTGGCGGCGAGGCCAAGGATTATGGCGACTACACCACCACCAGCCCCGAAGAGGTGGCCGAAATGCTCGAGGCGGCCGACTCGGTGGTCATTGCGCCGGGCTACGGCATGGCGGTCGCGCAAGCGCAGTTCCCCGTGGCTGAGCTGGCTCGCAAGCTCATCGCGAAGGGCAAGGACGTCAAGTTCGGCATCCACCCGGTCGCGGGCCGCATGCCGGGCCACATGAACGTGCTTCTGGCCGAGGCGAAGGTGCCGTACGACAACGTATTTGAAATGGACGAAATCGACGACGACTTCGACAGCGTTGACGTGGTGCTGGTCATCGGCGCGAACGACACCGTGAACCCCGCCGCGCTGACCGAGCCCGACTCGCCCATCGCCGGCATGCCGGTCATGCACGTGTGGGAGGCCGAGAAGGTCGTCGTGTCGAAGCGTTCGATGGGCGCAGGCTATGCCGGCGTGCAGAACCCGCTGTTCTTCAACGACAACACCGACATGCTGCTCGGTGACGCGAAGGAGTCGGTGGAAGCCATTAACGCCGCGCTGCAGTAG
- a CDS encoding bifunctional folylpolyglutamate synthase/dihydrofolate synthase, whose product MNDTTFDAVAYLNEPRWRTSRLGLERIRALMEALGHPERRLRFVHVAGTNGKGSTCAYLASMLQAAGHRVGMFTSPYIERFEERIQLNGVPISPDDLRRVTLAVRDAAEAVAAATGDHPTEFELMTAVAFTYFDQEQCDLVVAEVGLGGRLDSTNVIERPETAVITRIGLDHTDVLGDTLAAVAGEKAGIVKPGSPVVSWPQEPEAMEVVEAAARRTGCELYVANFSEGDVLPVAGATRPFSYRGERYETALLGSYQPYNAMVALEAVQVLRERGWRLPHEAVRRGIAEARWPGRFEVLPSGGAAGTPAPPESGDAGAPASPGLAASGGSTGPVCIVDGGHNEQGAQALADSLRSVFPGRPVVFIMGVLADKDCPAMVRAVLPLAKAVVAVTPPNPRALSADDLAACVRQLDENAAVRVAVAESYGDAAAQARAMTADSDVICAFGSLYAVSAVKEALVGRS is encoded by the coding sequence ATGAACGATACAACCTTTGACGCCGTCGCCTATTTGAACGAGCCCCGCTGGCGCACGTCGCGGCTTGGGCTCGAACGCATCCGCGCGCTGATGGAGGCACTTGGGCATCCTGAGCGGCGGCTGCGGTTCGTCCACGTGGCGGGCACGAACGGGAAGGGGTCGACGTGCGCGTATCTGGCAAGCATGCTGCAAGCGGCCGGGCATCGCGTCGGGATGTTCACGAGCCCCTACATCGAGCGGTTCGAAGAGCGCATCCAGCTGAACGGCGTGCCGATTTCGCCGGATGACCTGCGGCGCGTGACGCTGGCCGTGCGCGATGCGGCGGAAGCGGTCGCGGCTGCGACCGGCGACCATCCGACGGAGTTCGAACTGATGACCGCCGTGGCGTTTACCTACTTTGACCAGGAACAATGCGATCTTGTGGTTGCAGAGGTGGGGCTGGGCGGACGGCTGGACTCGACGAACGTGATCGAGCGGCCCGAGACGGCGGTCATCACGCGGATCGGGCTCGACCACACCGACGTGCTCGGAGACACGCTGGCGGCCGTCGCGGGCGAGAAGGCGGGCATCGTGAAGCCGGGATCTCCGGTGGTCAGCTGGCCGCAGGAACCCGAGGCGATGGAGGTCGTGGAAGCGGCCGCACGCAGGACCGGGTGTGAGTTATACGTGGCTAACTTCTCAGAAGGGGATGTGCTGCCGGTCGCAGGAGCGACCAGGCCGTTTTCGTACCGAGGGGAGCGCTACGAAACGGCGCTGCTTGGATCGTACCAGCCTTACAACGCGATGGTGGCGCTCGAGGCGGTCCAGGTGCTGCGCGAGCGGGGGTGGCGCCTGCCGCATGAGGCGGTGCGACGGGGCATCGCCGAAGCGCGGTGGCCAGGCCGCTTCGAGGTGCTGCCGTCAGGGGGTGCGGCCGGAACGCCGGCGCCGCCGGAGTCCGGGGATGCCGGAGCGCCAGCGTCCCCGGGGCTGGCAGCATCCGGAGGCTCGACCGGGCCGGTGTGCATCGTGGACGGGGGGCACAACGAGCAGGGGGCTCAGGCGCTGGCGGATTCGCTGCGGTCGGTCTTCCCTGGTCGGCCGGTGGTTTTCATCATGGGGGTGCTGGCCGACAAAGACTGCCCGGCCATGGTGCGGGCCGTGCTTCCGCTGGCGAAGGCGGTCGTCGCGGTGACGCCGCCTAACCCGCGCGCCCTTTCCGCCGACGACTTGGCCGCGTGCGTGCGCCAGCTTGACGAAAACGCCGCCGTGCGCGTTGCGGTGGCGGAAAGCTATGGCGACGCGGCGGCACAGGCCCGCGCGATGACGGCAGACAGCGACGTGATCTGCGCGTTTGGCAGCCTGTATGCCGTGTCGGCGGTCAAGGAGGCTCTGGTCGGGCGGTCGTGA
- a CDS encoding uracil-DNA glycosylase, whose product MDARQVPSLDEIFEQVCECRRCPLAEGRTNPVFGAGNPEARVLIVGEAPGKNEDLQAIPFVGAAGKYLDELLGIAGLAREEVFIANVLKCRPPSNRDPRPEEIQACADYLRAQTRAINPEYIVTLGNFATKFILRTDVGITRLHGTLQRAGRFKVFPIFHPAAALYDSKKRVALEDDFATLGRLLVEGM is encoded by the coding sequence ATGGACGCGAGACAGGTGCCGTCGTTGGACGAGATTTTTGAGCAGGTGTGCGAATGCCGTCGCTGCCCGCTGGCCGAGGGGCGCACGAATCCCGTGTTCGGGGCGGGGAACCCGGAAGCGCGGGTGCTCATTGTCGGCGAGGCGCCGGGCAAGAACGAGGACTTGCAGGCGATTCCGTTCGTGGGCGCGGCGGGGAAGTACCTCGACGAGCTGCTGGGCATTGCGGGGCTTGCCCGCGAAGAGGTGTTCATCGCCAACGTGCTGAAATGCCGGCCGCCAAGCAATCGCGATCCGCGGCCTGAGGAGATTCAGGCGTGCGCCGACTATCTGCGGGCGCAGACCCGCGCGATCAACCCCGAGTATATTGTGACTTTGGGAAACTTTGCGACGAAGTTCATCTTGAGGACGGACGTGGGCATCACGCGCCTGCACGGCACGCTGCAGCGGGCGGGCAGGTTCAAGGTGTTCCCGATCTTTCATCCGGCGGCGGCGCTGTACGACTCCAAGAAGCGGGTGGCGCTGGAAGACGACTTCGCCACGCTCGGCCGGCTGCTGGTCGAGGGGATGTAG
- a CDS encoding MerR family transcriptional regulator, translating to MAHGKPHEPQTYTVGELAALAGVTVRTLHHYEDTGLLKPQRTEANYRVYGPCDVERLQQIMLFRACGMKLSAIKRTLADPAFDAQRALEEQLAELRRQQTNLTTLIGTVEATLADLKGETVMTDKQRFEGMKRKAVEDNERAYGAEARKRWGDAAVDGANEKLLTMDEREWSDAEELERAIIEQLRTAMETGDAAGPEAQKLVSMHARWLQMHWADDTYAPAAHVALAEGYVADPRFTAYYDEAAGTGAAVFLRDAIAGQLS from the coding sequence ATGGCACACGGAAAGCCGCATGAACCCCAAACGTACACCGTCGGCGAGCTGGCGGCACTTGCAGGCGTCACGGTGCGCACGCTGCACCATTATGAGGACACCGGCCTGCTGAAACCCCAGCGCACCGAAGCGAACTACCGCGTCTATGGGCCCTGCGACGTGGAGCGCTTGCAGCAGATCATGCTGTTTCGCGCGTGCGGCATGAAGCTTTCCGCCATCAAGCGAACGCTGGCCGACCCCGCCTTCGATGCGCAACGCGCCCTCGAAGAGCAGCTGGCCGAGCTGCGCCGCCAACAGACGAACCTGACCACGCTCATCGGCACGGTCGAAGCGACCCTGGCCGATCTGAAAGGAGAAACCGTCATGACCGACAAACAACGATTCGAAGGCATGAAACGCAAAGCCGTTGAGGACAACGAACGCGCATACGGCGCCGAAGCGCGCAAGCGCTGGGGAGACGCAGCCGTCGACGGCGCGAACGAGAAGCTGCTGACCATGGACGAGCGCGAATGGAGCGACGCCGAAGAGTTGGAACGCGCGATCATCGAACAGCTGCGAACAGCCATGGAGACGGGCGACGCCGCAGGGCCCGAAGCCCAGAAACTCGTGAGCATGCACGCCCGATGGCTGCAGATGCACTGGGCCGACGATACCTATGCGCCTGCCGCGCACGTGGCGCTGGCCGAAGGGTATGTGGCCGACCCGCGCTTCACCGCCTACTACGACGAAGCCGCAGGCACCGGCGCCGCCGTCTTTCTGCGCGACGCCATCGCAGGCCAGCTGAGCTAG